A window of Dehalococcoidia bacterium genomic DNA:
GCGGCGGCGGCGATGATGCGCCGCGCAGACTGAAGAGGAGACGAGGCGATCAATCGTCCCGAATCGGAGCCGGCGATCACCGGCGGGTGGGACATCCTCCCCGAAGGGGAGCCGATGGGCATCGAGGACATCCGCGATGCTCTCATCATTCGTGAAGGATCGATCTTCTTTCTCAGCGATCGCCGCGGCAACGCGCCCGCCGGCAACAACCAGGGATTCGGCATCTACCACGCGGACACGCGACATCTTTCGGCGTACACGCTAACGCTGAATGGCGCGCACCCGGTGATGCTGCTCTCGACCGCGGAACTGGGTTACGCGATGGAGCAGGTGATGACGAATCCGACGATGTCGGACGCAATCGGACGTGTCATCGAGCGGGGGAGCATCGAGATCCGGCGCCAACGCGTGATCGCGGATGTCGTCGAAGAGACGCTTTCGATCACAAACTACAATCCGTTCCCGGTACTGCTTCATCTGCTATACGAGTTCGGCGCCGACTTCGCGGATATCTTTGACGTGCGCGGCTATCGACGTGAGCACGTCGGGACGATGTCAGAGTTCGGCATCACGGAACGCGCAATTCAGTTCGGCTACCGCGGCATCGACCATCGATCTCGTTCAACGCGCGTTGAGTTTGACGAAAAGCCGGATTACATCGACGCGTCGACCGCGTTGTTCCGCCTGACGCTCCCGCACCGCGAAGTGGCGACGGTGAGGCTCGAGATCAATCTGCACGCGACGGACGAACCGCGCGTGGCGCGACCGCGTCGCATGGAGGCGGTCGCGGAGGATTACCGGCGGTGGATGGACCGGGGCACGGAGATCACGACGGACAACACCTTCCTGAATCGCGTGCTCACGCGTTCGCTGCACGACATCCGCATGCTGTGGAGCACGACGCACGACGGTTCTTCGTATCCGGCGGCCGGCACGCCGTGGTTCGACGCATTCTTCGGGCGCGACAGTTGCATCCTGTCCATGCAGATGCTGGCGTATCAGCCAGACATCGCCCGGGCGTGCCTGACGCTGCTCAGCCGCTGGCAGGGATCGGGCCACGACCACACGCGCGACGAGGAGCCAGGCAAGATCCTGCACGAACTCCGCTTCGACGAGCTAACGGCGGCGGGCGAACTTCCCTACGGACCGTATTACGGCTCGGTCGACTCGACGCCGTTGTTCGTGTGGCTGGCGGGCGAGTACTTCGCCTGGACGGGCGACCTGGAGTTCCTGCGCACGTTGCTGCCTTCGATCCAACGGGCGATCGCCTGGATGCGGCAATGGGGCGACGCCAAAGGCGATGGTTTTCTCTCCTACGAGAAGCATTCCGCGCGAGGTCTGGTGAACCAGGGTTGGAAAGACTCCTGGGACGCGATCGCGCACGCCGACGGTACGCTCGCGGCGGCGGCGATCGCGCTCGCCGAGGCGCAAGGTTACATGTACGCGGCACAGACGCGCATCGCGCCGGTGCTCGAGCGCCTCGGTGCGCACGAACTGGCGGCAGAACTACGGCGCGATGCCGACGCGCTGCACCTTCGGTTCAACGAGCAATTCTGGATGCCGGACGAACACTACTACGCGATGGCCATCGATGGGGCGGGGCAGTTGGTCCGGTCACTGGCAAGCAATGCCGGACATTCGCTCTGGGCGGGCGCCGTTGACGCGTCGCACGCAGGTGATGTGGCCGAACGACTGCTGTCGCGCGACCTGTTCAGCGGGTGGGGCATCCGGACGCTTTCGGAGAGTCACCCGCGGTTCAACCCGATCGGCTACCACGTCGGCACGGTGTGGCCGCACGACAACAGCGTTGCCGCGTTCGGACTGAAGATGTACGGGTTCGAGGAAGAGCTCAACGTCGTCGCGAGCGCGCTCTACGACGCATCGACGTCGTTCGAGTACTTCCGGCTGCCGGAGTTGTTTGGCGGCGAGCGGCGACTCGACCACGGGCCGCCGGTGCCGTATCCGGTGGCCTGCAGGCCGCAGTCGTGGGCGGCCGGCGCGATGCCGCTGATCATGCAGGCGATCCTCGGGCTGAAAGCGAACGCGCCGGAACGAAGGCTGCGCGTCGTCAATCCGCGGTTGCCGGAATGGCTGAACTTCGTCCTCGTGCGAGGCCTGCGCGTGGGCGAGGGCGAAGTGTCTCTGCACTACCGGCGCGACGGCGAGCACACGCGCGTCGAAGTGCTCGAGGCCACGGGCGGCATCGACGTCTTGTTCAGCAAGAGTTGGCATCCAGCGGGAACGTAATGCGCGCCGCCCGAGATACGTGCCGCAGCGCGCGCCTATCGGTGCGTCCGAACCTACCCTCAC
This region includes:
- a CDS encoding glycogen debranching N-terminal domain-containing protein, which encodes MGIEDIRDALIIREGSIFFLSDRRGNAPAGNNQGFGIYHADTRHLSAYTLTLNGAHPVMLLSTAELGYAMEQVMTNPTMSDAIGRVIERGSIEIRRQRVIADVVEETLSITNYNPFPVLLHLLYEFGADFADIFDVRGYRREHVGTMSEFGITERAIQFGYRGIDHRSRSTRVEFDEKPDYIDASTALFRLTLPHREVATVRLEINLHATDEPRVARPRRMEAVAEDYRRWMDRGTEITTDNTFLNRVLTRSLHDIRMLWSTTHDGSSYPAAGTPWFDAFFGRDSCILSMQMLAYQPDIARACLTLLSRWQGSGHDHTRDEEPGKILHELRFDELTAAGELPYGPYYGSVDSTPLFVWLAGEYFAWTGDLEFLRTLLPSIQRAIAWMRQWGDAKGDGFLSYEKHSARGLVNQGWKDSWDAIAHADGTLAAAAIALAEAQGYMYAAQTRIAPVLERLGAHELAAELRRDADALHLRFNEQFWMPDEHYYAMAIDGAGQLVRSLASNAGHSLWAGAVDASHAGDVAERLLSRDLFSGWGIRTLSESHPRFNPIGYHVGTVWPHDNSVAAFGLKMYGFEEELNVVASALYDASTSFEYFRLPELFGGERRLDHGPPVPYPVACRPQSWAAGAMPLIMQAILGLKANAPERRLRVVNPRLPEWLNFVLVRGLRVGEGEVSLHYRRDGEHTRVEVLEATGGIDVLFSKSWHPAGT